A DNA window from Streptococcus mutans contains the following coding sequences:
- the mubT gene encoding mutanobactin A biosynthesis thioesterase MubT has product MNKTEKVVLFCIPHAGGNSSSFNKWRGYMPDNIIFKPIELSGRGKRLNEKLDASFEDMIDDVFNSIKKIMVNFDMDYYIFGHSMGAWIVLELLYYFKEYHLPYPKGVIFSGNIPPCFYHKSTPPLHLLPDKIFLEEVSKLGGIPGKIIKEKQFVEYFVPIIKNDFKLIENYYFQQKQEKFPVKSLICSGKDDKFRVKDLVQWENYFIDKCSISLFKGGHFYIDDNIASLCNQIKDFIYM; this is encoded by the coding sequence TTGAATAAAACAGAGAAGGTTGTCCTATTTTGTATTCCTCATGCTGGAGGTAATAGTAGTAGCTTTAATAAATGGAGAGGATACATGCCCGATAATATTATTTTTAAACCAATTGAATTAAGTGGTAGAGGAAAGCGTTTGAACGAAAAATTAGATGCTAGTTTTGAAGATATGATTGATGATGTTTTTAATTCTATCAAAAAAATAATGGTTAATTTTGATATGGATTATTATATTTTTGGTCATAGTATGGGAGCTTGGATAGTGTTAGAATTACTTTATTATTTTAAAGAATACCATTTACCTTATCCAAAAGGTGTAATATTTTCTGGGAATATCCCACCTTGTTTTTATCATAAGTCTACCCCACCACTTCATTTGTTACCAGATAAAATATTTCTAGAAGAAGTCTCAAAATTGGGAGGGATACCTGGAAAAATAATAAAAGAAAAACAATTTGTAGAATATTTTGTTCCTATTATAAAAAATGATTTTAAATTGATAGAGAACTATTATTTTCAACAGAAGCAGGAAAAGTTTCCTGTAAAAAGTCTGATTTGTAGTGGTAAAGATGATAAATTTCGGGTAAAGGATTTGGTACAATGGGAAAATTACTTTATTGATAAGTGCTCAATATCTTTATTTAAAGGTGGCCATTTTTACATCGATGACAATATTGCTAGTCTTTGTAATCAAATAAAAGATTTTATTTATATGTAG
- the mubE gene encoding mutanobactin A non-ribosomal peptide synthetase MubE translates to MMLIQCLNETILREPEKGIYYLENGKYKFETYEHLRTNALNYLGALQELGIEEGQEVVFQTTHNNKFLYLLWACFLGGYIAIPTGFDSIEYIQGTNKVISKLKKPVLITELEKQCENIVLKDKFSLSSLDTKKITGRVTQNNSKDRIVMVQFSSGSTGEPKGVIYTDNTLSTNMFSILKSTEWKTEERILTWLTLTHNMGLASGHLAPLIKGMNQYLMPTREFIVHPINWLYQIDKYKINIVSCPNFASKLLIKTLNTTKINDVDLSSINMIINGSEPIDYGLCEELTKHLSKYKLRENCIYPVYGLAENTVAACLPKAQSPLKTITIGHEGVTVGEPAIIRKESEGYRVVSVGKAISETDIRIVDNDNKILPEGYYGNIELNGLSVTPGYYNNEKESEKIFSDDGWLKTGDQGLIFDNELYIFGREKEIIIIYGHNYYPNDIEQTIVQKIPELSGRVVIIGVNNSNSNEEVFCFIEKRQSENIFDLYKYGKKIKKIVNKFKKLQINEVYPISVIPKTRSQKLKRVELRQRIQGGEFLEYNELFELLNLFEEQTIENTIENFIILFTEYQLGLKNIELNTNFFELGFSSITIMKFVEMINLAFDTEISETDIFFYETPKLLAEYIEEQIRLLS, encoded by the coding sequence ATGATGTTAATACAATGCCTTAATGAAACTATTTTGAGAGAACCAGAAAAAGGGATTTATTATTTAGAAAATGGTAAATATAAGTTTGAAACCTATGAACATTTACGAACTAATGCTCTTAACTATTTAGGTGCACTGCAAGAATTAGGAATTGAAGAAGGACAGGAAGTTGTTTTTCAGACTACACATAATAATAAATTCTTATATTTGTTGTGGGCCTGTTTCTTAGGGGGATATATTGCCATACCAACTGGGTTTGATTCCATAGAATATATTCAAGGAACAAATAAAGTTATTAGTAAGTTAAAAAAGCCAGTCCTTATAACAGAGTTAGAGAAGCAGTGTGAAAATATAGTATTGAAAGATAAATTTTCTTTATCTTCACTTGATACTAAAAAAATAACAGGTAGGGTAACCCAAAATAATTCAAAAGATAGAATTGTTATGGTTCAATTTTCTTCAGGTTCAACTGGGGAACCAAAAGGGGTTATTTATACTGATAATACATTATCTACTAATATGTTTTCTATTTTAAAATCAACCGAATGGAAAACTGAAGAGAGGATTCTAACTTGGTTAACATTAACTCATAATATGGGACTTGCTTCAGGACATTTGGCTCCTTTAATAAAGGGAATGAATCAATATTTAATGCCGACACGTGAATTTATTGTACATCCAATAAATTGGCTATATCAAATTGATAAATACAAAATTAATATTGTTTCTTGTCCTAATTTTGCCTCAAAATTATTGATAAAAACATTAAATACAACCAAAATTAATGACGTAGATTTATCTAGTATTAATATGATTATTAATGGTTCAGAACCAATAGATTATGGATTATGTGAGGAACTTACTAAGCATTTGTCTAAATATAAGTTGAGGGAAAATTGTATTTACCCAGTGTATGGATTAGCAGAAAATACAGTAGCAGCTTGTTTGCCTAAAGCTCAATCACCATTAAAAACAATAACAATAGGACATGAAGGGGTGACAGTCGGGGAACCTGCTATTATAAGAAAAGAGTCAGAAGGTTATAGAGTTGTTTCTGTAGGAAAAGCCATATCGGAAACAGACATCCGAATTGTTGATAATGATAATAAAATTCTTCCCGAAGGATATTATGGAAATATTGAGTTAAATGGATTGAGTGTTACACCAGGTTATTACAATAATGAGAAAGAGTCAGAAAAAATATTTAGTGATGATGGGTGGTTAAAAACAGGAGATCAAGGTTTAATTTTTGATAATGAATTATATATATTTGGTAGGGAAAAAGAAATTATCATTATATATGGACATAATTATTATCCAAATGATATAGAACAAACTATTGTTCAAAAAATTCCAGAGTTATCAGGAAGAGTTGTAATTATTGGTGTCAACAATTCTAATTCAAATGAAGAAGTTTTTTGTTTTATTGAAAAAAGGCAAAGTGAAAATATTTTTGATTTATACAAATATGGTAAAAAAATAAAGAAAATTGTAAATAAATTTAAGAAATTACAAATTAATGAGGTATATCCAATTTCTGTAATTCCTAAGACACGAAGTCAGAAATTGAAAAGAGTTGAGTTAAGACAAAGAATACAAGGTGGCGAGTTCCTTGAATATAATGAGTTGTTCGAATTATTAAATCTTTTCGAAGAACAAACGATAGAAAATACAATAGAAAATTTTATTATTTTATTTACAGAATACCAACTTGGCCTGAAAAATATTGAACTAAATACAAATTTTTTTGAACTCGGGTTCTCCTCAATTACTATTATGAAATTTGTTGAAATGATTAATCTTGCATTTGATACTGAAATTAGTGAAACTGATATTTTCTTTTATGAAACTCCTAAATTGTTAGCAGAGTATATTGAAGAGCAAATAAGACTATTGAGTTAA
- the mubG gene encoding mutanobactin A biosynthesis transacylase MubG, translated as MEQIMRLVALFSGQGVKKLDFSSFFLSEKNLKEIIDKGSSVLGINLRTEIISEEPKTILNDPYLSQIAVFLYSLLEFKDFERRKDIDPIYFAGQSLGELTALVCSRKVDVETGFYLVKNRAKFMQECIAKDEGSMYSLKNVPISRIERYIKEIKLEQNIFISNINSSKQVIVSGEKHCVEEFISYLASKNVYYMKLNTLGAFHTKLMAPAAKKLFNLLGEINFVHNDKVLFSNVTGSIYDKSNYRELLSRQICEPVQWQKIIENLQSYGLSNFIEIGGNRIIANLLKESRMSFNKLIPENIDPNDRLQASREVILSFCHFGINQMVINKNSNHLYDQEIIKIYKYLEQAKEKFSIEEEIAFLIELDEIYNEVKKALVLKEVSNTQLERFDECYYTFKNEINHYLR; from the coding sequence ATGGAGCAGATTATGAGATTAGTAGCATTATTTTCTGGTCAAGGAGTCAAAAAATTAGATTTTTCTTCTTTTTTTTTAAGTGAAAAGAACTTAAAAGAAATAATTGACAAAGGGAGTTCTGTTTTAGGAATAAATTTGAGAACAGAGATTATTTCCGAAGAACCAAAAACTATTTTGAATGATCCCTATCTTTCTCAAATTGCAGTTTTTTTATATAGTTTATTGGAGTTTAAAGATTTTGAAAGAAGAAAAGATATTGATCCAATTTATTTTGCAGGACAAAGTCTTGGTGAACTAACAGCTTTAGTATGTTCTAGAAAAGTTGATGTTGAAACAGGTTTTTATTTAGTAAAAAATCGGGCAAAATTTATGCAAGAGTGTATTGCTAAAGATGAAGGGAGTATGTATTCTCTCAAAAATGTGCCTATCAGTCGAATTGAAAGGTATATAAAAGAAATTAAATTAGAACAAAATATTTTTATTTCTAATATTAATTCGAGTAAACAAGTAATTGTTTCAGGAGAAAAACATTGTGTTGAGGAATTTATCTCTTATTTAGCATCTAAGAATGTTTATTATATGAAATTGAATACATTAGGAGCTTTTCATACAAAATTGATGGCTCCTGCTGCCAAAAAACTATTTAATCTATTGGGAGAGATTAATTTTGTACATAATGATAAAGTGTTATTCTCTAATGTTACAGGTTCGATATATGATAAAAGTAATTATAGAGAATTGCTTTCTCGCCAAATCTGCGAACCAGTTCAATGGCAAAAGATTATTGAAAATCTTCAATCTTATGGTCTCTCTAACTTTATTGAAATTGGAGGAAATCGGATTATAGCTAATTTATTAAAAGAATCAAGAATGAGTTTTAATAAATTAATTCCAGAAAATATTGATCCGAATGATCGGTTACAAGCATCGAGAGAAGTCATTTTATCATTTTGTCATTTTGGTATTAATCAAATGGTTATTAATAAAAATAGTAACCATTTATATGATCAAGAAATTATTAAAATTTACAAATATTTAGAACAAGCAAAAGAAAAGTTTTCAATTGAAGAGGAGATAGCTTTTTTAATTGAACTAGATGAAATTTATAATGAAGTCAAAAAAGCTTTAGTTTTAAAAGAAGTTAGTAATACCCAATTAGAACGATTTGATGAATGCTATTATACTTTTAAAAATGAAATTAATCACTATTTGAGGTAA
- the mubH gene encoding mutanobactin A polyketide synthase MubH, translating into MSETMKEDIAIIGMSIKVAQAENLEEFWDLLKEGKETISSFPQQRSKDVHILENNNMKFEVGSYLEDIASFDPYFFNITPREAELMSPIQRLTLEKCLEALDDAGISKKTLNDSKTGIYLGHIGDLEGYKYKNWVNKFYNNDPMAIPGNLNSIIPSRISYVLNLKGPAVLIDTACSSSLVAISEACKSITNKECDMAIAGGIRISFCPETSSEKLGIESSNRQTRPFDSEADGTVLGEGVGIVVLKRLADAIKDEDHIYSVIKGVNVNQDGSSAGITAPNGKAQVDLLTELWKKYDINPQDIDYIEAHGTGTKLGDPIEIKALTQAVSKFTRRKQFCGIGSVKSNIGHLFEAAGVISVIKTALMIEKQHLVPSINFSRPNRNISFVNSPFYLVNEFQKWDVEKNKLRTAGVSSFGFSGTNCHIILQEFYPPENFSDTSNTHQSELCFCFSNPTKKGLIASLEAMHQFLLLNKKINLEKLSLNLLYRKSHYKNRLVIISENKVEKLIEKINFTINNLITKNNDTFVKDEKIFFSSEVGNKALEEKVLTDLENLATNFCKGIEFEKRVPKLVPMPSIKFSKSKFWINAENRKNMSLIVDEKDSRKTLEIIIQNTFGYTDVNYHESFLDLGIDSIGMMKIINEVSEYFSKQLTIRDLYKYNTINDLSEFLNSSNESSKLNKESISKIKKNDLNEYTTSPQQKRMYIHQIRYPESTSNNVTALLEMKGNIQRENLEESIRKVLQNHEIFQTVFMNHNEIKQKILPKESVNFSLETIYLNDPKTEVTNLIEPFKLSDLPLFRIYHLVSLLDASEYLFIDFHHIICDVTSMDIFVRELITAYEGGEADHFDTEYKDYAQWLDDHLLNTISYKNQENYWKKEFIDYTSYNNRERISERAQQREVIFEAEKYQKIKTFCQKNRITEHVFLNTMFALTLYYLEEQNDQIIGNPVSGRVSTSVDHVIGIFTNTIATRTRITKEDSIIHLLKHTQSKMLDYLDNQDYQINDFVSEVRDKNGNRINISKIFAFQILPKIVISDGEFIDIPIKNIESNFELALVASLIGEQLAFRIKYLISIYDESDITLLFETFNSFIDESIKNPELKIYQLKEKFQKQETKEIAQFDF; encoded by the coding sequence ATGTCAGAAACAATGAAAGAAGATATTGCTATTATAGGAATGTCAATAAAAGTTGCACAAGCAGAAAACTTGGAAGAATTCTGGGATCTATTGAAAGAAGGAAAAGAAACTATATCTTCTTTCCCACAACAAAGAAGTAAAGATGTACATATATTGGAGAATAATAATATGAAATTTGAAGTGGGTTCTTATTTAGAAGATATTGCTTCTTTTGATCCTTATTTTTTTAATATAACTCCTAGAGAAGCAGAATTGATGAGCCCTATTCAAAGATTAACTTTGGAAAAATGTCTAGAAGCTCTAGATGATGCGGGTATTAGCAAAAAGACTTTAAATGATTCTAAAACAGGAATTTATCTCGGCCATATTGGAGATTTAGAGGGCTATAAATATAAAAACTGGGTTAACAAATTTTATAATAACGATCCAATGGCCATTCCAGGAAATTTGAATTCAATTATTCCTAGTCGAATATCGTATGTCCTCAATTTAAAAGGTCCAGCTGTTTTAATTGATACAGCATGTTCTTCTTCACTCGTAGCGATTAGTGAAGCGTGTAAGAGCATCACCAATAAAGAATGCGATATGGCTATTGCTGGGGGAATTCGCATCTCTTTTTGTCCAGAAACAAGTTCAGAAAAATTAGGAATAGAATCTAGCAATAGGCAGACTAGGCCATTTGATTCTGAAGCAGATGGTACAGTCCTTGGTGAAGGAGTAGGAATTGTCGTTTTAAAACGATTGGCAGATGCAATAAAAGATGAAGATCACATCTATTCGGTAATAAAAGGAGTAAATGTAAACCAAGACGGCTCATCTGCAGGAATTACTGCACCAAATGGTAAAGCACAGGTGGATTTACTGACAGAATTATGGAAAAAGTATGATATTAACCCACAAGATATTGATTATATTGAAGCACATGGAACAGGAACAAAGCTTGGAGATCCTATCGAAATAAAAGCATTAACTCAAGCAGTATCTAAATTTACACGTAGGAAACAATTTTGTGGTATTGGATCAGTAAAATCAAATATTGGTCATTTATTTGAAGCCGCAGGTGTTATTTCAGTAATTAAAACAGCCTTAATGATTGAGAAACAGCATTTAGTTCCTTCAATTAACTTTTCAAGACCAAATAGAAATATTTCGTTTGTCAATAGCCCATTTTATTTAGTAAATGAATTTCAAAAGTGGGATGTAGAAAAAAATAAATTGAGAACAGCTGGGGTTAGCTCTTTTGGTTTTTCAGGTACGAATTGTCATATTATTCTACAAGAATTTTATCCTCCAGAAAATTTTTCCGATACTTCCAATACACATCAATCTGAACTGTGTTTTTGTTTTTCTAATCCAACAAAAAAGGGTTTAATTGCTTCATTAGAAGCGATGCACCAATTTTTACTCTTAAATAAAAAGATTAATTTAGAAAAATTATCGTTAAATCTTCTGTATAGAAAAAGTCATTATAAGAATCGGTTGGTAATCATTTCAGAAAATAAAGTGGAAAAACTTATTGAGAAAATTAATTTTACAATTAATAATTTGATTACTAAAAATAATGATACTTTTGTAAAAGATGAAAAAATATTTTTTTCATCAGAAGTTGGAAATAAAGCTTTAGAAGAAAAAGTGTTGACAGATTTGGAAAATTTGGCCACTAACTTTTGTAAAGGAATAGAGTTTGAAAAAAGAGTTCCAAAGTTAGTTCCAATGCCTTCAATCAAATTTTCAAAAAGCAAATTTTGGATTAACGCTGAAAACCGAAAAAATATGAGTCTTATTGTTGATGAAAAAGACAGTCGAAAAACATTAGAGATTATCATACAAAATACTTTTGGATATACAGATGTTAATTATCATGAAAGTTTTTTAGATCTAGGAATTGATTCTATTGGAATGATGAAAATCATTAATGAAGTTTCGGAATACTTTTCAAAACAATTAACTATAAGAGATCTTTATAAGTATAATACTATAAATGATTTGTCGGAATTTTTAAACTCTTCTAATGAATCCTCGAAGTTAAATAAAGAAAGTATTTCTAAGATTAAAAAAAATGATTTAAATGAATACACTACTTCCCCTCAACAAAAAAGAATGTACATTCACCAAATAAGATATCCAGAAAGTACTTCTAATAATGTGACTGCTCTATTGGAAATGAAAGGTAATATTCAGAGGGAAAATCTTGAAGAATCCATAAGAAAAGTTTTACAGAATCATGAAATTTTTCAAACAGTCTTCATGAATCACAATGAAATTAAGCAAAAAATTTTACCAAAAGAATCAGTAAATTTTTCATTAGAAACGATTTATTTAAATGATCCTAAGACAGAAGTTACCAATTTAATTGAGCCTTTTAAGTTATCTGATTTGCCTTTATTTCGAATTTATCACTTAGTATCTCTCTTGGATGCCTCAGAATATTTATTTATTGATTTTCATCATATTATTTGTGATGTTACTTCAATGGATATTTTTGTTAGAGAATTAATTACTGCTTATGAAGGAGGAGAAGCAGACCATTTCGATACAGAATATAAAGACTATGCACAGTGGTTAGATGATCATTTATTAAATACCATTTCTTATAAAAATCAAGAAAATTATTGGAAAAAAGAATTTATTGATTATACCTCCTATAATAATAGAGAAAGAATAAGTGAACGAGCTCAACAAAGGGAGGTAATCTTTGAAGCAGAGAAATATCAAAAAATCAAGACATTTTGCCAGAAAAATAGAATAACAGAGCATGTATTTTTGAATACAATGTTTGCATTGACATTGTATTATCTGGAGGAGCAAAATGATCAAATAATTGGGAATCCGGTCAGTGGTCGAGTGTCAACAAGTGTTGATCATGTTATTGGAATTTTTACCAATACTATTGCAACACGAACAAGAATTACAAAAGAAGATTCAATTATTCACTTACTGAAGCATACTCAAAGCAAAATGCTTGATTATTTAGATAATCAGGATTATCAGATTAATGATTTTGTTTCAGAAGTAAGAGATAAAAATGGAAACAGAATAAATATCAGTAAAATTTTTGCATTTCAAATTTTACCTAAAATAGTAATTTCTGATGGTGAGTTTATAGATATACCAATAAAAAATATAGAATCGAATTTTGAACTTGCTTTAGTTGCCTCACTAATTGGTGAGCAATTAGCTTTTAGAATAAAATATTTAATTTCTATTTATGATGAAAGCGATATTACTTTGCTATTTGAAACTTTTAATTCATTTATCGATGAGTCAATAAAAAATCCTGAATTGAAAATTTATCAATTGAAAGAAAAGTTTCAAAAGCAAGAAACAAAAGAAATAGCACAATTTGATTTTTAA
- the mubB gene encoding mutanobactin A non-ribosomal peptide synthetase MubB, giving the protein MNTPNHLITDVSTDLVKILRDIYGENVETVTCKSINLDEDLMQEIKNMTKGSKPAEAVLFFTILQLLTWKFSSKTNFTLPFPYKVFDFNSDDILLYINCQIEEEKTMKEFLNETKYRILEAYKKSLSVKSVVQNELDLPISFDLQEESMLKRDQVSLHLEELYFIYNSQSEGTVQIYFSPQSYSERLIESLLNTIKSIYNTIVQNVEIKIQDILIETVQNKVLEVVETSSLYTLLNQQFIENKEKIGLVDSDKQLTYHDIEKVSSNLADMLISKGVKEGDRVAVYATRSVDAVIMILGIYIAGATYIPLDIEAPTKRNQQILEDARPSIIITDEKNHLFGEESSLKHMIYSQKNFEKIEFELPKKRRRDVNSLLYVIYTSGTTGKPKGVLFRDKAMENLVNFQQQKCQYSLSKTVSQFASLAFDVASQEIWSTLCSGGCLVIVNEESKKDTLKFLEFFNRNKIQTSFLPTSFFKVLMSDTIGLQEFLSNVDNIIVAGEALTVNEEIITNIKQNNVHLYNHYGPSETHVVSIDEVTNVDVTIGKPIQNTQFHILDEKENELPFGAPGNLYIEGVPLADGYLNNEEKTTESFKLIYKSGVPIRMYNTGDVVRQLGNSKYEYLRRTDKQLKIRGYRVELQEVENTILNIDGVDLAQVIPFLQNKNTIMLAFYSGSLSENDLKEKLSKILPNYMIPSIVKKYTQMPLNRNGKIDSQELLLRYQDSLRNTTISSPTFSDKMMEKIYNVWKAVLGEHNIGTDISFFELGGNSINAMLICTQLSREFSISLNVLELFENDTIEKLYQYINDSVSKQEKLASIPHLEESQVYRLSPEQERMYFLQQFDLKSTLYNIPFIFKIKGFLDSNKLAIAFHKLVSTNDIFRTTYHVVGNEVVQTVNKTANYNIALEDLSDLGSLEEAEKSFIRPFDLSKDLLIRMGLYSEQNSQYLFIDMHHISSDGFSMNLIMNKLSNFYLGEDDKQVSRITYGDYAEYTKTDEFEKILQEQEEYWRKEFANYSHSNQLPHSQQSYSGDIQEFSFEEGDLLRIDEFAKRLNITRYVFLFSVFAKLINTLEFPVDIIGTPVSGRNLSELQNVVGLFVNTVPIRIPKEDDFNSYLMEFNNKIKMALLNQNYPFDRLIRILRSSGQLNSSGLFNFMFAYQIYESPLKLGDIELVEQKKNILIEKYDLTANVVDFGNNIKIQISFNTDKYSHEDIKQLLQKYVEFINNILDGEGI; this is encoded by the coding sequence ATGAATACCCCAAATCATTTGATAACAGATGTTTCGACTGATTTAGTGAAAATTTTAAGAGATATATATGGAGAAAATGTAGAAACTGTAACATGTAAATCTATTAATTTGGATGAAGACTTAATGCAGGAAATAAAAAATATGACTAAAGGAAGCAAACCTGCTGAGGCTGTTCTATTCTTTACAATACTGCAATTATTAACTTGGAAATTTTCTAGTAAAACAAATTTCACGCTACCTTTTCCGTATAAAGTATTTGATTTTAATTCGGACGACATCTTATTGTACATCAATTGTCAAATTGAGGAAGAAAAGACAATGAAAGAATTTCTTAATGAGACAAAATATAGAATTTTGGAGGCTTATAAGAAATCCCTGTCAGTAAAATCTGTAGTTCAAAATGAATTAGATTTACCAATTAGTTTTGATCTTCAAGAAGAGAGTATGTTGAAAAGAGATCAAGTTTCTTTACACTTAGAAGAGTTATATTTTATCTATAATTCTCAAAGTGAGGGAACTGTCCAAATCTACTTTTCTCCACAATCTTATTCAGAACGCTTAATAGAATCTTTGCTAAATACTATTAAAAGTATTTATAATACAATAGTTCAAAATGTAGAAATAAAGATTCAAGATATATTAATAGAAACTGTTCAGAATAAGGTATTGGAGGTTGTTGAAACTAGCTCTCTATATACATTATTAAATCAACAATTTATAGAAAACAAAGAGAAAATTGGATTAGTAGATTCAGATAAACAACTTACATATCATGATATTGAGAAAGTTAGTAGTAATCTTGCAGATATGCTTATTTCAAAAGGTGTTAAAGAAGGGGATAGAGTTGCAGTATATGCTACTCGATCAGTTGATGCTGTCATTATGATTTTAGGAATATATATAGCAGGTGCAACCTATATTCCTTTAGATATCGAAGCTCCAACAAAAAGAAACCAACAAATACTAGAGGATGCTCGACCTTCAATTATTATAACAGATGAGAAAAACCACTTGTTTGGTGAAGAAAGTTCATTGAAACACATGATTTATTCACAAAAGAATTTTGAAAAAATTGAATTTGAATTGCCTAAAAAGAGACGACGAGATGTGAACTCACTTCTTTATGTCATTTATACTTCTGGAACAACAGGAAAACCTAAGGGTGTTCTGTTTAGAGATAAAGCTATGGAAAATTTGGTTAATTTTCAACAGCAAAAATGTCAGTATTCTCTTTCTAAAACAGTCTCACAATTTGCCTCGTTAGCTTTTGATGTGGCATCACAAGAAATTTGGTCAACATTGTGTTCAGGTGGATGTCTAGTTATTGTTAATGAAGAAAGCAAAAAAGATACGCTAAAATTTTTGGAGTTTTTTAACAGAAATAAGATCCAGACTAGTTTTTTACCTACTTCTTTTTTTAAAGTTCTAATGTCTGATACAATCGGCTTGCAAGAATTTTTGTCAAACGTTGATAATATCATTGTTGCTGGTGAGGCTCTAACTGTAAATGAAGAAATAATTACTAATATTAAACAGAATAATGTACATCTATATAATCACTATGGGCCATCTGAAACACATGTTGTCTCAATTGATGAAGTTACAAATGTAGATGTTACAATAGGAAAACCTATCCAAAATACCCAATTTCATATTTTAGATGAAAAAGAAAACGAGTTACCTTTTGGAGCGCCTGGAAATTTATATATCGAAGGAGTACCTTTAGCTGATGGTTATTTAAATAATGAAGAAAAGACAACTGAGTCTTTTAAGTTAATTTATAAAAGTGGAGTTCCTATTCGAATGTATAATACAGGAGATGTCGTTAGACAGTTGGGAAATTCAAAATATGAATATCTTAGACGAACAGATAAACAGTTAAAAATTAGGGGGTATAGAGTAGAATTACAGGAAGTGGAAAATACTATCTTAAATATTGACGGAGTTGATTTAGCTCAAGTAATTCCATTTTTACAAAATAAAAATACCATAATGCTAGCATTTTATAGTGGTTCACTTTCAGAGAATGACTTAAAGGAAAAACTATCAAAAATTTTACCAAATTATATGATTCCTTCCATCGTGAAAAAATATACTCAGATGCCTCTTAACAGAAATGGAAAAATAGATAGTCAAGAATTACTTCTACGATATCAAGACTCTTTGCGAAATACAACAATTTCTAGCCCTACCTTTTCCGATAAAATGATGGAAAAAATTTATAATGTTTGGAAAGCAGTTTTAGGAGAGCACAATATAGGAACTGACATTTCATTTTTTGAATTAGGTGGGAATTCCATTAATGCAATGCTTATTTGTACTCAGCTAAGTAGGGAATTTTCTATATCATTAAATGTTTTAGAATTATTTGAAAATGATACGATTGAAAAATTATATCAATATATAAATGATTCTGTTTCTAAACAGGAAAAATTAGCGTCTATCCCTCATCTTGAAGAATCTCAAGTTTATAGACTGTCTCCTGAACAAGAACGAATGTATTTTTTGCAACAGTTTGACTTAAAATCAACTTTGTATAATATTCCTTTTATTTTTAAAATTAAAGGCTTTTTGGATAGTAATAAATTGGCAATTGCTTTTCATAAATTAGTATCAACTAATGATATTTTCCGAACAACTTATCATGTTGTTGGAAATGAAGTTGTTCAAACTGTGAATAAAACAGCAAATTATAACATTGCTCTAGAAGATTTATCAGATTTAGGTAGCTTAGAAGAGGCTGAGAAGAGTTTCATACGTCCTTTTGATTTATCTAAAGATTTGTTGATAAGAATGGGTTTATATTCTGAACAAAACTCCCAATATTTATTTATTGATATGCATCATATTAGTTCAGATGGGTTCTCAATGAATTTAATTATGAATAAATTGAGTAACTTTTATTTAGGAGAAGATGATAAACAGGTATCAAGGATCACTTATGGGGATTATGCTGAATATACTAAAACAGATGAATTTGAAAAAATTTTGCAGGAACAGGAAGAATATTGGCGAAAAGAATTTGCCAATTATAGTCATTCTAATCAATTACCACACTCTCAACAAAGCTATTCAGGTGATATACAAGAATTTTCTTTTGAAGAGGGAGATTTGTTAAGAATTGATGAATTTGCTAAAAGACTTAATATAACTCGGTATGTCTTTCTTTTTTCCGTTTTCGCAAAGTTAATAAATACACTTGAATTTCCTGTTGATATAATTGGGACACCTGTTTCAGGAAGAAATTTATCAGAGTTGCAAAATGTTGTGGGTTTATTTGTGAATACGGTTCCAATTAGAATTCCGAAAGAAGATGATTTCAATAGCTACTTAATGGAGTTTAATAATAAAATTAAAATGGCTCTTCTTAATCAAAACTATCCTTTTGATAGATTGATTCGAATACTTCGAAGTTCTGGTCAGCTAAATTCAAGTGGTTTATTTAATTTTATGTTTGCCTATCAGATTTATGAATCTCCATTAAAACTTGGAGATATTGAACTAGTAGAACAAAAGAAAAATATATTAATTGAAAAATATGACTTAACAGCCAATGTGGTAGATTTTGGAAATAATATAAAAATTCAAATCAGTTTTAATACCGATAAGTACAGCCATGAGGACATCAAACAGTTGTTACAAAAATATGTTGAGTTTATAAATAACATTTTAGATGGGGAGGGGATATGA